CGTGACAGATAGAAGCAACATTGTAATTGCTACTAGTTGCATAGCACAAATCATATGTTGATGTACCAACAATCTTGTATATTTGCATCAACAATATCGACAGGATTATCTTTAACCTCGTCTATGTTCCAACAGGATGGGAGAGGATGGTACTTCAAATACTGTTCCTTGGTCCCTCAAATCTCCTCGAGCCCAACGCGAGCTTCGCTCAAATGTCACAGAAACTGATCGTCTCACCAATCGTGAAGACGCTCGTTTTCAGCAAAGTTCCAGAGAAGGTATGTTTTGTCATAGCTAGCACTAGACTAAATGGTTACACTTCAGTCATTCCTTCATGGCATGCTAACATCACCCGCTTGTTGTGCAGGTGAGGGACTGGGTGGACAGGATCGCCGCGGACTGGCCGCTCCGGCGGATCATCCCGGCGCACTTCGCGGCCCCGATCAACGCGAGCCGGTCCGACTTCCTGGCCGCCTTCGCCTTCCTCGACGAGTTCCTCCCGGACCGCCCCGCGGCCTCGCCCGGCCTCTCCCTCATTTTCGCGTCGCTCATGGGCAAGGCGGCCAGCTACTTCCCGCCGGACGACATGAAGACCCTCTCGTCGCTCGATGACTTCCTGGTCTCCGTCGGCGCCGTCAAGAAGACCGTCTCCGGAAGGAAGCGATGATACATATACCAGAGAAACCGCTGCCTTGTCTTTTCTTCTGCTTAGTTTTGTCACGAAATGAAACGTCACTGGCTGCTGCTGTGAATGATTTATCCACATTGTTGCAGAATGCGTGTATAGAGTTAGTTTACCCAGATTATACAGTACAGTACGATGAAATGGTTACATTTTCCAATAGAAAATTTGTGATCCGAAAGCTAGAATCGGCCAGGACACAGTGAAGCGTTTGCCTTGGTGTGCATCTCGTTGCAACTTACAGCACGCATCTTGTTGGCCGGCCACAAGATTGGGATGGTATGCACGGTGGATTGGGATTTGGGAGTTAattccatggcccgaccgatccaGTTTCCGTCGAGTAAATGCGCTATCCTCACGCGGCAGACAGTTGCCTCATTAACCTGCACGTACGTACTTACATCGCTCGTTGAGTAGCACATCATGTGTGCTGCAGTCGGCCTTGCTGTACCACGTACTAGTACATCAATTTTTATTTGAGACACTGTAGTTTCTTTTTGAGACACTGTAGtacatcagtttttcttttttttgagggaaacacCAGTTGTTGTAAGACGTACGTACGCGTACATCATTTTGCGGTTCACGGCTAAGTGGGCTGGTACTCCGGCCGGTTTTCACTTTTGTTGATGGGCTCAACCTCAACGTTTAGCTTTCGAGCTTTTAATAAACATGAATTACTAGCTAAGTGTTCGTGCGTTGCCACGGACtaacaaatatatatatacaaAGAGAAAATTCATGTGACATGAGAGTCAAAGGCCATTTTTATGGGATGATATCTCATGGTCATGATCTAGTAGGTACATACATCTCGTCATTGTCTTTCTTCCACACTCCATGTCTGAGCTACCACGCGACACTCGACTTCCTTCTCCCACCATGCATGCTTTTATCTTCTATTTCTCCTACCTCTACCTTGCACGACAGTACCAAGTTTCTTGTCCAACTATCATAATCTTCTCCGGTAGGGCATCCCCTTAGATTATTACTGACTTGTACATGTTGCAAATAAGATCAACGAAAATGGATACTAAATTTCTGATGAGAAATGAGAATTCAGGGCAATATCTTCCCTAGAAAATAATAATTCCAAGACAATCTTTTTATACCTTCTGTCAACATTGGGACACACATTCCACGCAATAAGCATGCAATGATGTTGATACTTGATTAATTGTCAATATATGTCTATAGTAAAGATAACTTTACTCAAAACATGTTTTTCTAAGAAGGAAGGATAATTCATATTAGAAAAAAAAAATAAAGGTTTGGGTTCATCCCACCAATGTTTCTCTTGTGCAACTCATCTCCGCACCTGCTCACGAGATTGGCGTGTCTCGAGCACACCACTCCGCACACCCTCACAAGAGCGGCACAACCAATCTCTGAGTGCCAGTGACACACATGCATGGAGCGCTCACTCCAAGCCTGACTATACACATTCCCACAGTAGCCGAATTCAAAGAGAATCAACGGGGCATCATCCACTGCTTTCTCAGGGTCCTATTCATCATGAAATCATAGACCAAGATATTCCTCCCATCCATTTTTTAGGGAAAGGATTTTTCTCGATGTTCCTCTCATCTTCATGGTAGTAATAACCTAAAAACGCCACCAGTCAACTCCGAAGAACATGCAACATTGTGAGAGTCAAAGTCATGGTCAGTCAACTCCGTCAAGAATTTCAAATTATGTGCTATCCAATACGTACTTGTTGCCGATGGAACGACCACATGGATAGCTCCTACAATCTTCATGCAGGTTGCACAAAATTACGTCATAGGAGGTTTCAAACCTTCAATGGGCCACCCTTGGCCATCCAGCCGGTGGTTTTCCATCCTTCCTTACGCCTGACGTCTTGTGGAACCAGGCGCATCCCAGATCCACCGCCTTCCATTCAGGTCACCACACAAAGGGGAAAAATAGAGTAGGCGGtggcgcggaggaggaggcggtggtttTCTATGTCACTGGTGTTTGTGTAGTTGTGCGTTGGAACTTCACAACGTGGGGAGGACGAGGAAATGGGAGAGCAGATTGTCGATGGTGGCATGGGAAAAAGAACGCGGTCTGGGGAGGGGGTCGGTGGCTAGAACTTTGGAAAGGAAGGAAACCtgattgtgtttccctttattttgtATATGGAAGTTATCGTATGGTTCATGTATGGCAACAAGTCCTATAAAAGAGAACCAAGGATTGATTGATGATTGTGTTTTATTTCATATGGAAACCGATCTGTCGGGGCTACATGTAAGTGCATTGTGACTAAGGAAGGATCAATAAATTGAATTAGATTAGAAAAAAACCAGCAGGAGGGTGGAGTTATTAATTAAGAAAAAAGTCAGTAGTGGGAGGTGGGATGAaataaaaccggacgaaaaaaagtCAGTAGTGGGAGGTGGTAGTCTCCGCCGgccaattttcgtcccacctccactGGTTTTTTTTTCGTCCTAAAAAAATCTATGAAATTTCGTAGGTTAACCAGGGACAACTCCCACCTCCCAGGTTTTTTTCCGTCTCACCTTCCATGATATTTTTTTGTACCTCGCCCCACCTCACACTGAGCCGCCAAGAACCGCAAAAACCGCCTAtcttagccaaatcaacaaatctctctcattaatgcaattttctttaggaaacaaataatagattctttcctaccttagccaaatcaacagatctctttcattaatgcaatttcctttagcaaacaaataatagattctttcctaccttagccaaatcaacggatctctcccattaatgcaatttgctttaggaaacaaataatagattctttcctaccttagccaaatcaatgtatctctctcattaatgcaattttctttaggaaataaataatagattctttcctaccttagccaaatcaacggatctctttctttaatgcaatttgctttagcaaacaaataatagattctttcctaccttagccaagtcaacggatctctcccattaatgcaatttgctttaggaaacaaataatagattcttacctaccttagccaaatcaacggatctctctcattaatgcaatttttctttaggaaacaaagaatagattctttcctatcttagccaaatcaacggatctcttccattaatgcaatttgctttagcaaacaaataatagattctttcctaccttagacaaatcaacggatctctccccgGTTCGCTGGGCGCGTTTCGGTGGGTGGGCGTGGGGGTGGGGGTAATTTGATggaaaaaaaccggttgaaaataaaccggttgaaaataaaccggttgaaagtggggggactattcaacTAATTCGTCCATTAAGAGTAGAGATTAGGCTAAGCTCAACGTTGACGCAGGAGGCCGATGGTAATGAATGTTCcatttaggccttgtacaatgcaaggtgtttAGGAAAGGTGCTTGGAGAAATAAACTAAGCTTTTCTTAAGCACCGATGCTTATTTGTACATGACGAACGCGTAATTAGGTGTCTCttctgtagaaataggcaccggtgcttctaGTAGCTTGTATAACGgaagatgcttagaaaaataaactgaGTTTTTCTatagcaccggtgcctatttctatagGAAAGACGCTTAGTTAAGTGTCTATCTTGTAGAAATAAGTACCGGTGTTTAAAGAAAGCCGGATTTATTTTTCTAAACACCTTTCTTGAGCATCTTCCATTGTACAAGGTCTAAGGAAAAGATCTTTGGCACCCAAGACACCACGTACGGGTAAATGCAACGGCAACGCGACGGAGAAATTTTGGCCAATCTCTAGAGTTGCACTATGCCCGTAAAAAAGATGTGAACACGTTACACTTACCGCACGATGACTGAAAACGGTGCCGGTGTCGCGCCACTACACGTGGGCGCAGTAGCAGTACTCGCGACTTGTCCTAGTCCCGAAGTCAGAGGCCTCACTGCGTGTCCGTATCCCTGTCAGGCCCAGACCAGGTAGTTAAGTCAGTTACCACGGCCGCAAGTCAGAACCAAGTCATcatcatcacaagtcaaaattactACCGTACTCCCACTGTAACTTCGCAATGCAGATCGAAATTAGTAACCACGAGCGAGCGAAATGAATGCCACACGACGCAAGGGCGAGACGGAGGCAGACAGACAGTGGTGCGCCATTAAACCTCCTCCAACCTTGCCTCGCCGTCACAGGGAGGGGCAGCGCACATTAAACCCCAGCGGCGCGGCCCGGCCGCCGACGCCGTCCACGGCCGTGGCCGCTGGCAGGGCACGCATGGCCTCGTCTTCTGGTCAGATACAAGGCACGCCAAGCCTGGCCTCATTCTCAGTTTAAGAACGGATACATCATACGTGTGAAAGAGAAGAAAAATAATGGCGTGGCGTCGCGCCGGTGCCCACGCCGTCAGCCACAGCGAGAAATTGACAATCGAGCGGACGTCACGTCGGCGGCGGCACAAAAACTTGCGGGCTTTTCTTCCTTTGCATTGATTGATGGCGCGAGCCGGGTAACGGCGAAATTATGCTACTAGACTAGAGCAAAAATGACACGAAAGAACCAAGAattccaaggaagaagaagaagaagaagaagaagaagaactggcCTATGCATATGCTATATCTATGTTACTGGCCGCGGGCATCGATCGTTCCTCCATTGTAAGTCCTTTCCGGCCGCGCAGTCGAGGGGTGCGCCGCCGCGGAAAGCAGGAACAAGAGAGGACGATCGATCCTCGCTGAAGAACCCGGGCGCCTGCCGGTGATCCGTCCAAGAAAGCAAGAACTGGccccgccgtcgtcgccggccGTCCTCAGTTGTGCAGCGGGTTGGGGCCCGTGGGGACGCGCCGCTTGGAGACGCCGTAGCGCATGTCGACCTCGTCGCGGCCCGGCGGGGGCAGCGGCACCGCGGGCGCGCcctggcggtggtggtggcggtggtggcggtgccGCGCGCCTCCCCTGAGGGCGCGCCGCTTGATCAGGTGCAGCTCCTCGCACCACGCCGGGCGCGGGCCGGCGCGCGGGTTGCACATCCTGGCGAGGAC
The sequence above is a segment of the Triticum dicoccoides isolate Atlit2015 ecotype Zavitan chromosome 1A, WEW_v2.0, whole genome shotgun sequence genome. Coding sequences within it:
- the LOC119354721 gene encoding atherin-like translates to MAVGSPLAYVSPIRPMADRPISTASLSAQLPRSPQPPFHLSPGRPSPRTRSPSHHSALQEPPERRKAGGPVARARVRRRSHGAFLVLRPPPPLLGVPAPPLLRPAAAAASGTRERDGADGRRRGGPRQDVQPARRPAPGVVRGAAPDQAARPQGRRAAPPPPPPPPPGRARGAAAPAGPRRGRHALRRLQAARPHGPQPAAQLRTAGDDGGASSCFLGRITGRRPGSSARIDRPLLFLLSAAAHPSTARPERTYNGGTIDARGQ